A segment of the Nocardioides plantarum genome:
ACGTCCCAGACGACGTCGGGGTCCTCGATGATCGTGCCGGTGCCCTCGATCGCGACGCCACGCAGCTGGTCGTAGGTCTCGCCGGCCTCGACCAGGAAGCTCATCCGGGCGTCGCGGCGCAGGTTGACGACCTTCTGCGACTTGCTCTTGGTCTCGATCCAGATGTGGCCGTCGCGCCAGGCGTACCACATGGCGACGAGGTTGACCTGGCCGTCCTTGCCCACGGTGGCCACGGTCGAGGACCGCTGCTGGGTGAGGAAGTCGGAGACCTCGGTGTCGGACATGACGATCTGGGAGCGCTGGTTGGCCACGTCGCGAACCTATCCGCCGAAGCCGTGGGTCGCGGTGACGCCACCGTCGATGGCGATCTCGGCGCCGTTGATGTAGGTCGCCTCGTCGCTGCCGAGGAAGACGTAGAGCGGGGCGATGTCGTCGGGGGTGCCGACGCGGCGCAGCGGCACCTTCGAGGCGCCGTACTCCATGGCGAGGTCACCGCCGTGGACCCGGGTCATCGGGGTGTCGATCATGCCGGGGTGGACGCTGTTGGTGCGGATGTTGTACTTCCCGAGCTCGTGCGCGGCCGCCTTGGTCATGCCGCGGATCGCGAACTTGGTGGCGCCGTACGCCGCGGTGTTGGCCATGCCGGCCAGCCCCTCGGTCGACGAGGAGTTGATGATCGCTCCCCCGCCATGGGCCCGCATCGTGGGCACGACCGACTGCATGCCGAGCCAGCAGCCGAGCTGGTTGACGCGGAACAGCAGCTCGACCTCGTCGATCGGCATGTCCTGGATCGAGCCGAAGCGCAGGATGCCGGCGTTGTTGGCCAGGATCGAGACGGGACCGAAGCGCTCGTCGGTGTCGGCGACCAGCGCGGTCCACGACGCCTGGTCGGACACGTCGTGGTGGGCGAAGTGAGCCGAGTCCCCCAGCTCGGTGGCCAGGTCCGTGCCCTCGTCCTTCGCGACGTCGGCGACGACGACCTTCGCGCCCTCGGCGACGTAGGCCCGGACGATGCCCGCGCCCTGGCCCATCGCGCCGCCGGTGACGATGGCGACCTTGCCCTGGAGACGGCCCGTGCTGCTCATGCCTGCAACCTCATGATCGAGTCGGCGGCGAAGCCGACGGAGGGGTCCCGGTCGGCGAAGTAGCCGCCCAGCTGGTCCGCGAGGTCCTCGGGGGTCCACACCGAGCCGGTCTTGTCGAAGCGCTGCTCGACCACGGGCGCCGCGACGAGCGCGACCATGCCGCCGTAGACGACGAACACCTGACCGGTGATCGACTCGGCCGCCGGCGAGGCGAGGTAGGCGACCAGGGGGGCGACGTGCTCGGCGGAGTAGGGGTCGACGTCCTCGCCAGAGGTGTCCTCGCCGAAGACCTGCGCGGTCATCGCGGTCCGGGCGCGGGGGCAGATGGCGTTGGCGCGTACGCCGACCCTGCCGAGACCGCGCGCGGTCGAGAGCGTCAGGGCGGTGATGCCGGCCTTGGCCGCGGCGTAGTTGGCCTGGCCGGGCGAGCCACCGAGGAACGCCTCGGAGGCGGTGTTGACGATGCGCGCGTAGACCGGCGCGTCGGCGGTCTTGGACGCGGATCGCCAGTAGGCAGCGGCGTTGCGCGACAGCAGGAAGTGTCCGCGCAGGTGCACGCGGATCACGGCGTCCCACTCGTCGTCGCTCATGTTGAACAGCATCCGGTCGCGGGTCATGCCGGCGTTGTTGACGACGATCTCGAGCGAGCCGAAGCCCTCGGTGGCGGCCTCGAGCATCGCCTCGGAGACCCCGGCGTCGGACACGTCGCCCTCGACGACGGCGACCTCGGCGCCCAGGCCCCGGATCTCGTCGGCGGCCTCGTCGGCGGCGCCCGGCAGGTCGTTGAGCACGACGCGGGCACCGGCCCGGGCCAGCGCCACGGCCTCGGCGCGGCCCAGCCCGGCGCCGGCCCCGGTGACGATCGCGACGCGCCCGTCGAGGTCGGTGGTGCCGCCCACCTCAGTCGTCCTGCAGCGAGATCGCAGCGCGCGGGCAGGCTGCCACCGCACGCTTGACGTCGTCGAGCGTCTCGGGCGTCGTCTCGTCCGCCTTGACGACGAGGTAGTCGTCGTCGTCGAGCTCGAAGACCTCCGGCGCCATCGCCTCGCACAGCGCGTTGGACTCGCAGAGGTCGAAGTCGACCTTGATCTTCATGGGCATGCCCTCCTGGGGTGAACGGGTCTAGGACGCCTCGGACGAGTGGCCCGGGAACACCTTGGCGCTCGGGTCGATCGCCACGGTGGCGTTGTTGACGGCCGTGGCGGCCTCGCCGAAGCCGACGGCGATGAGGCGGACCTTGCCGGGGTACTCGGTGATGTCGCCGGCCGCGAAGACCCGCGGCAGGCTGGTCTGCATCGCCGGGTCGACGCAGATGTGGCGCTTCCTGACCTCGATGCCCCACTGCTGCAGGGGACCCAGGTCGGCGATGAAGCCGAGGGCCGCGACGATCGCCTGGCAGGGCCGGGTGACGGTCTGGTCGCCGACGGTGATGTCGACCGACTCGACCGTCGTGGCGCCGCGGATCGCGCTGAGCTCGGCCTGGGTGATGATCTCGACCGAGGAGGCCCGGACCTCCTGGACCGTGCGCTCGTGGGCCCGGAACGCGTCGCGACGGTGCACGAGCGCGACCGACCGGGCGATCGGCTCCAGGTGGAGCGCCCAGTCGAAGGCGCTGTCGCCGCCGCCGACGATGACGACGTCCTTGCCGGCGTACGGCGCGAAGCTGGGCACGAAGAACTCGAGCCCCCGACCCACCCAGTCGCCGCCGACGGGCAGCGACCGCGGGGAAAACTTGCCGATGCCGGCGGTGATGATGACCGCTCCGGCCCGCACCACGGTGTCGTCGTCGAGGCCGACGGTCACGCCGTCGTCGTCGGTCGCCAGCGTCGTGGCCGTGCGGTCGAGGAGGTAGACGGGCTTGGCGGTGTTGGCCTGCTCGACCAGACCGGCGACCAGGTCGCGGCCCTTGATCGACGGGAACCCCGCGACGTCGAGGATCTGCTTCTCGGGGTACATCGCCGTGATCTGGCCGCCCAGCTCGGGCAGCGAGTCGACGACCGCGATCCGGTGACCGCGGAACCCCGCGTAGTAGGCGGCGTAGAGCCCGGTCGGGCCGGCCCCGATGATCAGCAGGTCGACGTCCTCGGTGCTCGCGGTCACACGGCCATCCTTCGGGAGTCGGGCTTGCTGACCAAGTGGAACGTGTTCTAGTTCCGGCCGAACCCTACAACGCCTCCAACCGGGAGACCAGCCACCCGTCCGACGTGTTGGTCATCGTCACCGTGACCCGGTACTGCACCGGCTGCACGCCGCCGCGGCTGCCCTTGCGGGTCGTCTGGGTGAGGAACAGCAGCGCCACGACCTCGTCGTCGGTCGCGGTCACGACGCCCTGCGCCGAGATGTCGATGACGACCTCGGTCTGCTGGGCGACGAACTGCTTCTTGATGTCGGCCTTGGTCTGGCGGTACTTCTCGGCGAACGGCTCGGTCATCGTCGCGGTCGCCTTGGCGACCTGGGCGTCGTAGTCCTTCGAGGAACCGGCGAGGATCAGCGTGGCCGCGGTCGCTGCCTGGTCGACGACGCGGCGCACCTCGAGGTCGGGTGCCTGCACGGGCCGCTCGGCCGTCAGCGGTGTCGGGTCGGGCTCGTGGTCGGAGGCGAGGTAGACGACCTCCCCCGCCCCCAGGGCCAGCAGCAGCACCACGACCGCGATCAGCACCCCCAGCGGACGGCGCCGACTGTCGGGCTCGTCGGGCTCGTCGTACGACGCCGCGACCGCGGGCGGGTCGTCGGCGACGACCGGCTCCGCGGAGCGCTTGCGCAGGTCGACCTCGGGGGCCGCAGGGACCTCGTCGAGCGCGGTGACCTCGACCTCGGCCACCTCGTCGACCCCATCGATCCCCTCGACCTCCGGGGCGCCGGGCCGGCTCCCGGCGACGCGACGCGGGCGCGAGGTGGGGGCACGGGCCGGGCGCGAGGGCTTGCGCGGTGACTGGCTCATCGCGTCGTCACCCCACGAACTGCAGGTCGTTGGCCAGCCAGGCGCCGTCGCGACGCACCAGCTTGACCAGGAGGCGGAAGTTGCGGACCTGCGTCGTCTCACCGGTCTGGGCGTTGGCGACCTTGCCCTCGGTCGCGACCAGGACGCTGGCGCTGTCGGCGTCGATGTCGTCGACGGCGGACACCGCGACCTTGCCGGTGAGGACCGACTTGAAGGTCGTCACGAGCTCGACGAGGCTGTCGGAGGAGGCCTTGTACTGGTCCAGGAAGGTCCCGGTGGCGGTCGCCGCGACCGCGTCGAAGCTCTTCTTCGGTGACCGGTAGTCGATGTTGACCAGGGCGGTGGCCGTCGCCTCGGCTGCCTTCTTGGCCTCGCCGTAGCGGTCCTGCTCGGCCAGGGACGGTGCGCGCCGGTCCGGGTCGTCGTCGCCGCGGGCCTGCTCGACCACCAGCACCGCGCCCACGACGCAGGCGCACGCCAGGACGACCGCGAGGACCAGCAGCACCCGCGCCGCGCTCGGTCGACCGCCTGTCATCCGCCTCATCGGCCGACCTCCGTGCTGGTCCCCGTGCTGGTCCCCGTGCCGGTCGGGCTCGCGAGCGGGCCGACCAGCAACCACTTCCAGGAGTCGTCGCCGAGGATCGACAGGTCACCGGCGGCGCCGAACCGCACCGGGTCGCCGTGCTCGTCGACGACCCCGTCCACGAGGCCGGTCGACGGGTCGTAGGTGCCGGACACGGCCCCGTCGGCGTACTGCTTGGCCGACGAGTTGTTGCCCGGGTTGCCGGGGGTGCCGGGGACGTGGGGGGTACCGCGCTGCACGAAGGGCGCTCCGCTCTTGCACTGGGCCGGATAGATCGGGGCGTCGCCGAGCTCGTCGCCACGACGCCAGTCGGCACTGGGCTTGTAGCCCTCGACGCACGGCGGGACGCTGTAGTCGAACTGCAGGTTGACGTGACCGTAGCCGTCGGGCGGCGAGCCGGTGAACCCGCCGGCGATGACCCGCGGGAACGTCACGAGGAGCTGCTCGACGCCGTCGAGGTGCGAGACCACGACCTGGTTGACGGTGACCAGGTCGCTCAGCAGGACCGGCAGCGTGGGCCCGAGGTCGCGAAGCAGGGCACGGACCTCACGGGCCGCCGGCGGGGTGTCGTCGAGGACCGTGCGGATGTCGCCGTCGGAGCGCCGCAGTGCGTCGGTCAGGTCGGCGAGATCGCGGGAGAACGACGTGATGTTGTCGCCGCTGTGGCGCTGGGTGCGCAGCACGGTGCGCGCGGACTCGAGGAGCTGCACGGTCTCGTCGGTGTGGGCGGCGGCGTCGTCGATGAACGCGCCGCCGTCGTCGATCAGCTGCTGCAGCGGCCGGCCGGTGTCGACGAACATGTCGCCCAGCTCACGGATCAGTACCTTCAGGCTGCGCTGGTCGACGGAGTTGACGAAGCGGTCGAGCGAGACGAGCAGGTCGGCCTCGTCGACGGGCAGCGAGGCGGCCGAGCCCTTCATCCGGCTGCCGTCCTCGGCGTACGGCGGCTTGGCGTCGGGCGGCTCGAAGTCGAGGTACTGCTCGCCGACGGCCGAGAGGTTGTGGACGTACATCGGCGAGTCGAGCGGGATCTGCACGCCCTCCTCGATGCTGAGCTCGAGCGCGACCCCGGTGCGGGTCGTGTCCATGGCGCTGACCTTGCCGATCTTGGTGCCGCGGTAGGTCACCTCGCTGCCCTCGAAGAGCCCGCCGGAGGTCGGCAGGTCGACGTGGACGGTGTAGCCGCGACCGAGGACGCGGTCGACCAGGCCGAGGTAGGCCGCAGCGACGTAGACGACGCCGACGGCGGAGAGCACGACGAAGGCGAGCAGCCGGATGCGGACGGCGCGCGTCATGAAGTCGCCCCCTCGAAGAGGGTGTCGTTGTCGGCCCGGGGCGCCGGGTCGCCGCTGGAGAGGGCCGAGCTCAGCCGGCCCAGGCCGAGGTCGGGCAGGTCGGGCAGACCCGACGAGCCGGACGAGCCCGACGAGCCCGACGACGCGGAGCCGCTGCTGCGCCCCCCGAGCCCCCCGAGCCCGCCCAGGCCGTCGACGAGGTCGCCGACCGGGCCAAGCGCCCGGCAGACCGGCTT
Coding sequences within it:
- a CDS encoding MCE family protein, giving the protein MTRAVRIRLLAFVVLSAVGVVYVAAAYLGLVDRVLGRGYTVHVDLPTSGGLFEGSEVTYRGTKIGKVSAMDTTRTGVALELSIEEGVQIPLDSPMYVHNLSAVGEQYLDFEPPDAKPPYAEDGSRMKGSAASLPVDEADLLVSLDRFVNSVDQRSLKVLIRELGDMFVDTGRPLQQLIDDGGAFIDDAAAHTDETVQLLESARTVLRTQRHSGDNITSFSRDLADLTDALRRSDGDIRTVLDDTPPAAREVRALLRDLGPTLPVLLSDLVTVNQVVVSHLDGVEQLLVTFPRVIAGGFTGSPPDGYGHVNLQFDYSVPPCVEGYKPSADWRRGDELGDAPIYPAQCKSGAPFVQRGTPHVPGTPGNPGNNSSAKQYADGAVSGTYDPSTGLVDGVVDEHGDPVRFGAAGDLSILGDDSWKWLLVGPLASPTGTGTSTGTSTEVGR
- a CDS encoding glucose 1-dehydrogenase, producing the protein MSSTGRLQGKVAIVTGGAMGQGAGIVRAYVAEGAKVVVADVAKDEGTDLATELGDSAHFAHHDVSDQASWTALVADTDERFGPVSILANNAGILRFGSIQDMPIDEVELLFRVNQLGCWLGMQSVVPTMRAHGGGAIINSSSTEGLAGMANTAAYGATKFAIRGMTKAAAHELGKYNIRTNSVHPGMIDTPMTRVHGGDLAMEYGASKVPLRRVGTPDDIAPLYVFLGSDEATYINGAEIAIDGGVTATHGFGG
- a CDS encoding PPOX class F420-dependent oxidoreductase, which translates into the protein MANQRSQIVMSDTEVSDFLTQQRSSTVATVGKDGQVNLVAMWYAWRDGHIWIETKSKSQKVVNLRRDARMSFLVEAGETYDQLRGVAIEGTGTIIEDPDVVWDVCVDIFERYNAPYTEELKPFVELMAKNRVVVRLDPDRVRSWDHRKLGLPPIELGGSTAAFL
- a CDS encoding 3-oxoacyl-ACP reductase, which gives rise to MGGTTDLDGRVAIVTGAGAGLGRAEAVALARAGARVVLNDLPGAADEAADEIRGLGAEVAVVEGDVSDAGVSEAMLEAATEGFGSLEIVVNNAGMTRDRMLFNMSDDEWDAVIRVHLRGHFLLSRNAAAYWRSASKTADAPVYARIVNTASEAFLGGSPGQANYAAAKAGITALTLSTARGLGRVGVRANAICPRARTAMTAQVFGEDTSGEDVDPYSAEHVAPLVAYLASPAAESITGQVFVVYGGMVALVAAPVVEQRFDKTGSVWTPEDLADQLGGYFADRDPSVGFAADSIMRLQA
- a CDS encoding NAD(P)/FAD-dependent oxidoreductase; the encoded protein is MTASTEDVDLLIIGAGPTGLYAAYYAGFRGHRIAVVDSLPELGGQITAMYPEKQILDVAGFPSIKGRDLVAGLVEQANTAKPVYLLDRTATTLATDDDGVTVGLDDDTVVRAGAVIITAGIGKFSPRSLPVGGDWVGRGLEFFVPSFAPYAGKDVVIVGGGDSAFDWALHLEPIARSVALVHRRDAFRAHERTVQEVRASSVEIITQAELSAIRGATTVESVDITVGDQTVTRPCQAIVAALGFIADLGPLQQWGIEVRKRHICVDPAMQTSLPRVFAAGDITEYPGKVRLIAVGFGEAATAVNNATVAIDPSAKVFPGHSSEAS
- a CDS encoding ferredoxin: MKIKVDFDLCESNALCEAMAPEVFELDDDDYLVVKADETTPETLDDVKRAVAACPRAAISLQDD